The Polynucleobacter sp. JS-JIR-5-A7 region TTGCAAGCTATTTACGACGTGCGCTCTGAGCAAATTGTATTCGGCAGAATTGCCTTGATGGGTGATGCGGCATTTGTAGGTAGACCCCACGTTGGTATGGGTGTTACCAAGGCAGGTGATGAGGCTATCGTGATTGCAAAACAGATTGAAACCCTGGGCGTCACCCCGGAAGCTTTGCAAGCCTATAGCGCTGAGCGCCTCAAATTAGGCCAACAAGTAGTAGCGCGAGCCCAGTATTTAGGGCGTTATATGCAGTCTCAGGGTAGCAAAGGAACAAGGGATGCCGATAATCTCAAACGGAATGCCGGTACGGTCATGGCAGAAACTGCCATCGACATTAGCGATTTATTAGCCCAAGGGAAAGCAGTACCTGAATCTGCCCATTAAAAGGCGCATTCAGTTAAGATTTGATAAACAAAAAGTATTCTTATTTAAACAAGTTTTATATGGAGGAGACAACCATGAAACAAAAAGTAACGAATCAAACTAGAAGAAAGATGTTGATTGGCGGCGCTGCTGCTGCAAGCACCCCACTTTGGCTCAACGTTGCCAATGCCCAAGCCGAAACTATCAAGATTGGTTTTCCAACTCCATTGACTGGGCCATTCTCTGCTGAAGCGCAAGACCAAGTCAAAGCTGCTGAACTGGCTATTAAAGAATTCAATGATGCTGGTGGATTTAATGGTCGTAAAGCAGAACTTCTAGTACGCGACGACAAACTTAATCCTGGTGAAGCCGCTACTCGTACACTCGAATTGATTGAAAAAGATAAAGTGAATTACGTGGTTGGCTCTCTTTCTGCCGCTACCCAACTCTCCATCAATGCCGTATGTAAAGAGCGCAAAGTTCTCTTTAACTCCATCAGCCAATCTGATGCGATTAACGAAGTAAAAGATTGGAGTGTCTATACATTCCATGAAGCTTTGAACCCAACCATGACAGCGGGTGCAGTAGCGCGCTACTCCATTCCCCGTTTCGGCAAGAAGATTGTGTTCCTCACTGCTGACTATGCGTACGGACATGAGATGGTGCGTGCGTTTGAGCGCGCTGGTAAGGAAATGGGTGCCACTACCTTGGCTGATATTCGTCATCCATTGGGTGCATCGGATTACTCAGCATTCTTACCACGCATTAAAGCCTTGAACCCTGATATTTTGGTGCTCTGTAACTTCGGACGGGATTTGGTAAATGCTGCCAAACAATGTACTGACTTTGGTCTGAAATCGAGTATGAAGATCGTGACACCAGTCTTGTTGTACACCTCACGTTTAGCAGGTGGTCCAGAGGCGTTTGAAGGCATCATCGGTGGCACCTCTTACTACTGGGGTCTAGAAGATCGTATTCCAACAGCCAAAACATTTAACGATGCTTTCCGCAAGATGTATAACGGCTCTGTTCCATCCGATTACGGTGCATTAGGTTACGCTGGCGTGAAGAGCGTATTGGCATCGGTCAAGATTGCTAAGTCCACCGACACTATGAAAGTAGTGAGTGCGATGGAGAACCTCAAGTACGACTGGTACAAAGGTCCTGAGTACTATCGCAAGTGCGATCACCAAGCAGTTCAAACCGTCATCATCGTAGAGTCTAAATCTAAGAATATGAAAGACAAATATGATGTCTTCAATATTTTGACAATTGAGCCTACTACTGAGAAGAACATGCGCTCCTGCGCAGAGTTAGGTCACAAAGCCTAATAGCAAAATCAGGGAGGATCAGTTGATCTTCCCCGAACCACTCCCCTTGAACCTGATGGTCTTGGGGAGTTTTTCTGAGTACATTTATGACTGGTCTGACGTTTGAACTTTTATGCATGCAACTGCTTACGGGAATTGCCCTAGGCAGTATCTATGCGCTTTTAGCGCTGGGTTTATGCCTCATTTTTGGCATGCTCAACGTAGTGAACTTTGCCCATGGCGCTTTTTTTATGGTCGGCGCTTTCTTGGGCGTGTATTTCTTAGGTGTCACTGGCAACTTCTGGTTTAGTTTAATCCTCACACCTTTGCTCACTGGATGTCTTGGCTTGGTAACGGAACGCTTCTTAGTAAGACCGCTTTATGGTCGCGGACTAGACTACCCGCTGCTGCTCACTTTTGGTCTGTCATATGTATTGATTGAAGTTATGCGCGTGACATTTGGTATCGAAGGCTTACCCTCCATCACTCCTGATGGCTTAACTGGCACCATGAACGTTGGCATTGGTTACTTCCCCAAATACAGACTCTTTTTGATTGGTGCAACAGCGCTCATTATTTTTGGCGTTTGGTTCTTGATTCAAAAGACACGCTATGGCCTCATTATTAAAGCAGGCGCGGCTGATCAAGAGATTGTTAAAGTACTCGGGGTCGATATCGCCAAAGTATGGCTCTTAGTGTTTGGTCTGGGCTGTGCTATTGCTGGCCTGTCAGGCATCCTGGCTTCACCAACCCGCTCCGT contains the following coding sequences:
- a CDS encoding branched-chain amino acid ABC transporter permease, which codes for MQLLTGIALGSIYALLALGLCLIFGMLNVVNFAHGAFFMVGAFLGVYFLGVTGNFWFSLILTPLLTGCLGLVTERFLVRPLYGRGLDYPLLLTFGLSYVLIEVMRVTFGIEGLPSITPDGLTGTMNVGIGYFPKYRLFLIGATALIIFGVWFLIQKTRYGLIIKAGAADQEIVKVLGVDIAKVWLLVFGLGCAIAGLSGILASPTRSVNPEMGIPILAESFVVTVVGGMGSPVGAVVAGLLVGVVYSMTSLFFPDLSELSIFVLMAVVLLIRPQGLFGKAGAMG
- a CDS encoding ABC transporter substrate-binding protein; translation: MKQKVTNQTRRKMLIGGAAAASTPLWLNVANAQAETIKIGFPTPLTGPFSAEAQDQVKAAELAIKEFNDAGGFNGRKAELLVRDDKLNPGEAATRTLELIEKDKVNYVVGSLSAATQLSINAVCKERKVLFNSISQSDAINEVKDWSVYTFHEALNPTMTAGAVARYSIPRFGKKIVFLTADYAYGHEMVRAFERAGKEMGATTLADIRHPLGASDYSAFLPRIKALNPDILVLCNFGRDLVNAAKQCTDFGLKSSMKIVTPVLLYTSRLAGGPEAFEGIIGGTSYYWGLEDRIPTAKTFNDAFRKMYNGSVPSDYGALGYAGVKSVLASVKIAKSTDTMKVVSAMENLKYDWYKGPEYYRKCDHQAVQTVIIVESKSKNMKDKYDVFNILTIEPTTEKNMRSCAELGHKA